DNA from Plectropomus leopardus isolate mb chromosome 11, YSFRI_Pleo_2.0, whole genome shotgun sequence:
GAGGTAATGAAGAAGCTTTGTCTGCAGGTAGAAAATCagagaaaaccaaaacataagTATAATAAGCTGTTGGgatatttgacacaaaaaaaaccaatgaTTTATGAACACACATCCAAGCCGTGCATTCACTTTCCATTCCCCAATTACCTTTCATCTCTTTTAATTTGGTAAAGAGACGTTCAAAGTTATCCACATCTGCATCTCCAGCTGTGAGATTAGCGAGTTCCTGAATGTCCAAATCAGTCATAGCATCTGACAGAATCAACACAGACATTAAATGTCATGTCACATCATCAAGATATCcatgttttggttaaaaaaataaaataaaaataaataaaaatactgaaaagaaTGAgccagtgggaaaaaaacagactaaagGGGGACAATAATGATGTTGTTCACTTACCAACTACTGTGtctccctgtgtgtctgtgtttgcactACTTTCTGTATGGCTAGTGTCCTCATTAACAAGTGAGCCCTCTACTGGCAAGGTGGAAGACTGCAGGAAAGGGGCTAGGGTTAGCATGCCTCATTATGACCTGACACATTAATACACATGAGAAGGAAGTTAGATCACAATGAAagacaataaatgaaaatggtTAAGTTTGTTTCTGACCTGTGGCTCTTGTGAACAGCTGTGTGGGTTGTTGTGTCTGGCAGCCACCAAACTACTCATCAGACCAAAGCCCTGATTGTGCCCTATCACATAGAAATATAAGCCATTACataccatacacacacagtaataaaCAGTAAGGTAAAAGTGCAATGGATAACTATGTTAGTGATGTGAGCTCACCATCCTTCATCTCTACACTGGACCACACGTTGGCATTGAGAGCCTGGACAATTCTCTTTACTCCTGTAGATTCTGGAAAGTCATCTGACAGTGCATCAAAGACAGTGAGAATGTGgacaaaaaataccaaaatatgaaGAGAGTGGAAATTTAAGTATATGCAGTGTCATTAAAGTTTCTGCTTTCTGTAAAACTCACCATCTTCATCTGGCAGCTCCTGCGGATTGAGCTCCACCAGTTCAAATGCATGAGCCAAACACCACTGTTGTGCTTCATGTCTGGTCACCCCTGAAATACAAATTCAGATGCCATGTAATAGCCTGCAGAGTTGTATTCAAGTGTAAgccagcaggcagagcaggGGAACTCACCATTTTCACAGACTCTGTCACACACCAGAATGAGCACCTCTGGAGCAAGATCTTCCACCACAGATATCCAGGGATTTAGTTTTTCCAGACCATCCTCCTGTAAACACAATGCACACACTCTGAACGCATGCACACGTATCACAGAATATAGATTCTAAAACTGAAGCTCGTCTTAAACTACATACCACTGTGCTGTCAAAATAGGCGATGAAAGCCTGCATCGACTGAGCAATCTCTGATGACATCTGAAAAGTGCTCGGTACAACACATAGCCTGACATCCGCTGTGTAATATTTATTGTTGATGGTCCACGGATACCACACTACTGTTTCCTCTCGCTTGATCGGCTCAGGTAAAGTCTTCGTACTGAGAATCTCTGCGGTAAAAGCACGCATATTATaactcacacaaacaaatgagagACATTTCGTCGTGTCAATCAACTTGCTTTCACTGTGACAACTGGCTAGTTGTTGAAATAAGACGCACGTAAACACCATCAGACTTGATTTTAGCGTTTTAAAATCAGCCCAACAAGAATTCGCTTACGCGCTCGGACAGATTAGTTATTAACCTGTATTAGCAACAAGCAGGCACTGCTAAATGTAATCTGTAGCGCTAATAGAAAGTTAGCTTTTTTTAGCATTAGCCGGTTTGTCAAATCATGCACGTAAAGCTTTGCTAAACTTACGTTTTATCAGCTCTTCTTCTTTAAAACCGCTGTCACAACTCGTGATGGCCACACATGGAATGGTCATCTCTGTGTCTTCCTCTGTAGTTGACATGTTCATAATATTTAGGACAAGCTTCTTCAGCTGATAGCTAGCTTGACGTGACGTTAACTTTGATAACCTTTCAACTCTGACCGAGCCGCTGCGACGGTCTCTTCCGGTGCAACGGTGACAAGGCTCAGAGTTTATTTTAACAACGCCTTACGATACATTTATGTGCCTTGCAATTAGGTGATTTATTATCGTGATataaatagaaatgtaatttgtgtCTAGGGCGTCACTGACATTAAATGCGCTTTGTGTACCGAAGCTTTTTAGAAATGTGGGGGATTTTCTCCCTGGATTATTTCTTTCAGGCAAAGGACCTCCCCACGAGCAACACCAACACATTATTAATATATGTTTACGTTAATGGTTGTGGTTAAATCGATTTTGGCCATGGTTTTATTTGTAATCTGCCTGTTgtagcaaaaatgtccaaaagtatGGACGGACTGTCTGACAGATCATACTCGGAGAAAAGAAACACTCAAGGTACTCCTCTCGTTGTCATGGTTACGAGTACTGTTAGAAGACTTTTGATTGATGTTAGTTAGCAAACTGGTTTGGTTACAATAGTTAGCTCGTTACTGGTCTTCATTGTGATATTGTGACACATGTTTGAgcgaaattatttttataataatgaaaaaaatgtctgacatACTTCAAAATGAAGATAAGTTGGGAGAAGTTTTATTTCAGGTAATGTCTGCCTTAGCAAACAATTAACTAACGTTAGTAGCTTAACTGGAGCATACTTGCTGCATGCTAGTATCTACCTTTCTTTAGCTAATTGTTGGCTAACTAGTTTTTACAGGTAGATCGAGTTAACAATAGCTAAGTTAAATTATGACCACAGGGCAGACAATagttaaatgtttcataaaCGGTTAGCCTTTCTTTCAAACTTTTAGACAGACATTTATATTAGCCTAGCTACTTATGTAAGAACAAGCCGCAGGCTAGGTTACAagttaaattctgttttttgtcaatAGGGGAGAGTGGGAATTGTTGTAACAGCCCCATTTTCCCCAAGAAAGGGTGACCTTTGAGTTGTTTCCCTTCCTTCCTTACCTGAAGGTAATTTTTTAGACCAAGTCTATATTTTGATTAGTACTAATTCTGTTGAAATTACAACCATGTCACTTGTATTAGATGAAAGAGTAGTCTCCTGGGTAAATGTGAGGCATTTCATCTTTCATTATTTCAAACCATCATGTTGCTACAGGTAGAGGCAAGGGTGGTTGTAACAGCATTTAAAAaggggggagaggggggttCATCTAACCCCCAATGACAACTACACACATTTTCTGTATCTATCTTACTCCTTTTCCCGTCATGTCAGGAgagttgttgaaaaaaactgataGGGATATGCTTGAGGCAGGAAGAGACAGTAAGGTTTGTCCCCAAAGAATAATCTATCTGCCATGTGACATTAAGAAGatgctgcaaaataaaataaatggaaaactGTAGAGAAAGAGAATCAACACAGCTGCCCTGTGTGTGGGCGAACACAGCAGTCAAAAAGTCTACATTTCAAAGCAAAAGAATTTTTTGATTGGTTACTTGATTTAGGCAGCAGACTTGTATTTTTGAATCACTCCATGTTAGGTACTAAGCATCTGACAGGTACAGGTTAGCCAGTTTGTCCTTGGTAGCAATTGATTATTAGTGTATGTATTAgtgtttttatgcacttttgttgttgttgttgttgttgctgtatttttgtaatttctaatGCCTCACTCTAATTGTTACAACGTACCCCGGTAGTTGGCCAGGTTGTAACAACTGAAATCCTTGCATTCGACATCAAATAATTACTTCTGTGATGTAGTTGACAAATGAGGGTACCTTGAGCCAAAATTTTAGAGCTGTAAACAAAAAATTCAGCGAGTCATAGGTGCTGAGACTAAAAGTGTTACAATCATGCCCTGTCTCCCCACTCCTCACTCCGGGATTTGGTCACGAGCTTCTTATAAC
Protein-coding regions in this window:
- the aagab gene encoding alpha- and gamma-adaptin-binding protein p34 gives rise to the protein MNMSTTEEDTEMTIPCVAITSCDSGFKEEELIKQILSTKTLPEPIKREETVVWYPWTINNKYYTADVRLCVVPSTFQMSSEIAQSMQAFIAYFDSTVEDGLEKLNPWISVVEDLAPEVLILVCDRVCENGVTRHEAQQWCLAHAFELVELNPQELPDEDDDFPESTGVKRIVQALNANVWSSVEMKDGHNQGFGLMSSLVAARHNNPHSCSQEPQSSTLPVEGSLVNEDTSHTESSANTDTQGDTVVDAMTDLDIQELANLTAGDADVDNFERLFTKLKEMKDKASSLPHEQRKVHAEKVAKAFWMAIGGDDDEIDGLSSGEES